The Spodoptera frugiperda isolate SF20-4 chromosome 9, AGI-APGP_CSIRO_Sfru_2.0, whole genome shotgun sequence genome contains a region encoding:
- the LOC118271484 gene encoding mucin-1 isoform X29 — protein sequence MRIAALIALVQLSLATAVSDEPKTLTAVELNRELSGDNVLSPFYESSEDAGVTFIRGSRAADSPLSPDIDVQCSGNYIDVTVEFADVFDGIIYSKGYLNDPKCKYVSLGNSQSRYSFRVPLNGCGSRPLCNACGTIDNVLVFQADDLLQGPQDFARKVSCARTSLEVSTGVTASREEHTLKLKPFMVDMLDVVAVEGPAGGVECWMDIQVGVFPNTTPLKNSIKIGEYLTILVYLKDVRNQFSLKIHDCWAYDNENYDGPSTNKIQLTDKNGCPKKKKLIDFWQKTTNTGKSGATLIAYSKVSAFRFPETDQVYLTCNVELCTNNCDSNCGTTEISTTIKPSQCYPGSRDPGCQRITVEPQLKCYPGSLDPRCPQQPTPTTPQLSELTTLRDRRISLPTVIADKYTTTTTPEPPRCFPGSTDPRCPKPTTPEPPRCFPGSTDPRCPKPTTPEPPRCFPGSTDPRCPKPTTPEPPRCFPGSTDPRCPKPTTPEPPRCFPGSTDPRCPKPTTPEPPRCYPGSPDPRCPQPPRPTTLTPPTYLPPVTPELKCYPGSSDPRCPQPTTPAPPKCFPGSTDPRCPKPTTPAPPNCYPGNTDPRCPKPTTPAPPRCFPGSTDPRCPKPTTPEPPRCYPGSTDPRCPKPTTPEPPRCYPGSTDPRCPKPTTPEPPRCYPGSTDPRCPKPTTPEPPRCYPGSTDPRCPKPTTPEPPRCYPGSTDPRCPKPTTPEPPRCYPGSTDPRCPKPTTPEPPRCYPGSTDPRCPKPTTPEPPRCYPGSTDPRCPKPTTPKPVCYPGSPDPKCPQPPRPTTLTPPTYLPPVTPELKCYPGSSDPRCPQPTTPAPPKCFPGSTDPRCPKPTTPAPPNCYPGNTDPRCPKPTTPAPPRCFPGSTDPRCPKPTTPEPPRCYPGSTDPRCPKPTTPEPPRCYPGSTDPRCPKPTTPEPPRCYPGSNDPRCPKPTTPAPPNCYPGNTDPRCPKPTTPAPPRCFPGSTDPRCPKPTTPKPVCYPGSPDPKCPQPPRPTTLTPPTYLPPVTPALKCYPGSTDPRCPKPTTPEPPRCFPGSTDPRCPKPTTPAPPNCFPGSTDPRCPKPTTPAPPNCYPGNTDPRCPKPTTPAPPRCFPGSTDPRCPKPTTPEPPRCFPGSTDPRCPKPTTPEPPRCFPGSNDPRCPKPTTPAPPRCFPGSTDPRCPKPTTPEPPRCFPGSNDPRCPKPTTPKPVCYPGSPDPKCPQPPRPTTLTPPTYLPPVTPALKCYPGSTDPRCPKPTTPEPPRCYPGSTDPRCPKPTTPEPPRCYPGSTDPRCPKPTTPAPPRCYPGSTDPRCPKPTTPEPPRCFPGSTDPRCPKPTTPAPPRCFPGSTDPRCPKPTTPEPPRCYPGSTDPRCPKPTTPEPPRCYPGSTDPRCPKPTTPAPPRCYPGSTDPRCPKPTTPEPPRCFPGSTDPRCPKPTTPAPPKCFPGSTDPRCPKPTTPEPPRCFPGSNDPRCPKPTTPKPVCYPGSPDPKCPQPPRPTTLTPPTYLPPVTPALKCYPGSTDPRCPKPTTPESPRCFPGSTDPRCPKPTTPAPPKCFPGSTDPRCPKPTTPEPPRCYPGSTDPRCPKPTTPEPPRCYPGSTDPRCPKPTTPEPPRCYPGSTDPRCPKPTTPEPPRCYPGSTDPRCPKPTTPEPPRCYPGSTDPRCPKPTTPEPPRCYPGSTDPRCPKPTTPEPPRCYPGSTDPRCPKPTTPEPPRCYPGSTDPRCPKPTTPEPPRCYPGSTDPRCPKPTTPEPPRCYPGSTDPRCPKPTTPEPPRCYPGSTDPRCPKPTTPAPPRCYPGSTDPRCPKPEPPTPSSCYPGSRDPKCPQPFAPASTNPPSTYLPPFPEENEIKSSRVSRLATKDTNEDNVNDYIDSFDFKRTEPRSRKVRDVFGSSESAAFATSGTAIIYIAMGSAVAMIMSITLAIYMYKKNKLRTASVNTTAQSPC from the exons CTGTCGCTCGCTACAGCTGTTTCAGATGAACCAAAAACGCTCACAGCGGTTGAGCTGAACCGCGAGTTGTCCGGAGACAATGTGCTCTCGCCTTTCTACGAAAGTAGTGAGGATGCTGGGGTCACGTTCATAAGAGGATCAAGGGCGGCTGACTCGCCCTTGTCTCCTGATATCGACGTGCAATGCTCAGGCAACTATATCGACGTCACTGTTGAGTTCGCTGACGTTTTCGATGGCATCATTTACAGTAAGGGTTACTTAAATGACCCGAAGtgcaa ATATGTGTCATTGGGCAACAGTCAGTCTCGGTACTCATTCAGAGTGCCACTGAATGGCTGTGGCTCCCGACCTCTCTGCAATGCATGTGGTACCATCGACAACGTACTTGTGTTCCAAGCTGACGACTTGTTGCAAGGACCTCAGGACTTCGCTCGCAAG GTGTCATGTGCCCGCACTTCCCTGGAAGTGTCGACTGGAGTGACGGCGTCCAGAGAAGAGCATACTCTCAAGCTAAAACCTTTCATGGTTGACATGCTTGATGTGGTTGCAGTCGAAGGACCCGCCGGAGGAGTTGAATGCTGGATGGACATCCAAGTAGGAGTCTTTCctaat aCCACTCCACTGAAGAACTCGATCAAAATTGGAGAATACTTGACAATCCTTGTGTATCTCAAGGATGTAAGAAACCAGTTCAGCCTTAAAATACACGATTGCTGGGCTTATGACAACGAAAACTACGATGGTCCTAGTACCAACAAGATTCAACTGACTGACAAGAACGGTTGTCCCAA GAAGAAAAAGCTGATTGATTTCTGGCAGAAAACTACAAACACAGGCAAGAGCGGTGCCACTTTAATTGCCTACAGCAAAGTGAGCGCTTTCCGATTCCCTGAAACCGACCAAGTCTACCTAACGTGTAACGTcgag CTATGCACAAACAACTGCGACTCGAACTGCGGTACCACGGAAATTTCTACAACGATCAAACCATCACAATGCTACCCTGGATCGCGTGATCCTGGATGTCAACGCATCACGGTTGAACCACAACTGAAGTGTTACCCTGGCTCACTTGATCCCAGATGTCCTCAACAGCCAACACCGACGACACCACAACTTTCAGAGCTCACTACACTACGTGATCGGAGGATTTCGTTGCCAACAGTTATTGCCGACAAATATACGACTACTACCACTCCTGAGCCACCACGCTGCTTCCCAGGCTCCACTGACCCCAGATGTCCCAAGCCCACAACTCCTGAACCACCAAGGTGCTTCCCAGGTAGCACTGACCCAAGGTGCCCCAAACCAACTACTCCTGAGCCACCACGCTGCTTCCCAGGTTCCACTGACCCCAGATGTCCCAAGCCCACAACTCCTGAACCACCAAGGTGCTTCCCAGGTAGCACTGACCCAAGGTGCCCCAAACCAACTACTCCTGAGCCACCACGCTGCTTCCCTGGCTCAACTGACCCTAGATGTCCTAAGCCAACGACTCCTGAACCTCCACGATGCTACCCGGGTTCACCTGATCCGAGATGTCCACAGCCACCTCGACCTACAACCTTAACGCCACCGACATATTTACCACCAGTAACGCCTGAATTAAAATGCTATCCAGGTTCATCAGACCCTAGGTGTCCACAACCAACCACCCCAGCTCCTCCAAAATGTTTCCCAGGCAGCACAGACCCCAGGTGCCCGAAACCTACAACACCAGCACCTCCTAACTGTTACCCTGGAAACACTGACCCACGTTGCCCTAAGCCAACAACTCCAGCACCACCCAGATGTTTCCCAGGTAGCACTGACCCCAGATGTCCCAAGCCAACGACCCCTGAGCCACCACGTTGCTACCCAGGATCGACTGACCCCAGATGTCCTAAGCCAACGACTCCTGAGCCACCACGTTGCTACCCTGGATCGACTGACCCCAGATGTCCAAAGCCAACGACTCCTGAGCCACCACGTTGCTACCCTGGATCGACTGACCCCAGATGTCCAAAGCCAACGACTCCTGAGCCACCACGTTGCTACCCTGGATCGACTGACCCCAGATGTCCCAAACCAACGACTCCTGAGCCACCACGTTGCTACCCTGGATCGACTGACCCCAGATGTCCAAAGCCAACGACTCCTGAGCCACCACGTTGCTACCCTGGATCGACTGACCCCAGATGTCCAAAGCCAACGACTCCTGAACCACCACGTTGCTACCCTGGATCGACTGACCCCAGATGTCCCAAGCCAACGACCCCTGAGCCACCACGTTGCTACCCTGGATCGACTGACCCCAGATGTCCCAAACCAACCACGCCTAAACCAGTCTGCTACCCGGGTTCTCCGGATCCTAAATGTCCCCAACCACCACGCCCGACAACCTTAACTCCTCCCACTTATTTACCACCAGTAACGCCTGAATTGAAATGCTATCCAG GTTCATCAGACCCTAGGTGTCCACAACCAACCACCCCAGCTCCTCCAAAATGTTTCCCAGGCAGCACAGACCCCAGGTGCCCGAAACCTACAACACCAGCACCTCCTAACTGTTACCCTGGAAACACTGACCCACGTTGCCCTAAGCCAACAACTCCAGCACCACCCAGATGTTTCCCAGGTAGTACTGACCCCAGATGTCCCAAGCCAACGACCCCTGAGCCACCACGTTGCTACCCTGGATCGACTGACCCCAGATGTCCTAAGCCAACGACTCCTGAGCCCCCACGTTGCTACCCTGGATCGACTGACCCCAGATGTCCCAAGCCAACGACCCCTGAGCCACCACGTTGCTACCCTGGATCAAATGACCCCAGATGTCCAAAGCCAACCACACCCGCACCGCCAAACTGTTACCCTGGAAACACCGACCCGCGTTGTCCAAAACCAACAACCCCTGCCCCACCACGGTGCTTCCCTGGCTCAACTGACCCCAGATGTCCAAAGCCAACCACACCCAAACCAGTCTGCTACCCGGGTTCTCCGGATCCTAAATGTCCCCAACCACCACGCCCGACAACCTTAACTCCACCCACTTATTTACCACCAGTGACGCCGGCACTTAAATGTTACCCCGGTTCTACCGATCCCAGATGCCCTAAGCCAACAACTCCCGAACCCCCACGGTGCTTCCCTGGATCCACTGACCCGCGCTGCCCAAAACCTACAACTCCAGCACCCCCAAATTGCTTCCCAGGCAGTACTGATCCTAGATGTCCTAAACCCACTACGCCTGCACCACCAAATTGTTACCCTGGAAACACCGACCCGCGTTGTCCAAAACCAACGACTCCTGCTCCACCCAGGTGCTTCCCTGGCTCAACTGACCCTAGATGTCCTAAGCCAACGACACCTGAGCCACCACGGTGCTTCCCGGGATCAACTGACCCCAGGTGTCCCAAGCCTACGACACCTGAACCACCGCGGTGTTTCCCTGGATCAAATGACCCCAGGTGTCCTAAGCCAACAACCCCTGCTCCACCAAGGTGCTTCCCTGGCTCAACTGACCCCAGATGTCCCAAACCTACGACACCTGAACCACCACGATGCTTCCCTGGATCAAATGACCCCAGGTGTCCTAAGCCAACAACGCCAAAACCAGTCTGCTACCCGGGTTCTCCCGATCCTAAATGTCCCCAACCACCACGCCCAACAACTTTAACTCCTCCCACTTATTTGCCACCAGTGACACCCGCTCTCAAATGCTATCCTGGTTCTACTGACCCTAGATGTCCCAAGCCAACGACTCCCGAGCCCCCACGTTGCTACCCTGGATCGACTGACCCCAGATGTCCCAAACCAACGACTCCTGAGCCACCACGTTGCTACCCTGGATCAACTGATCCCAGATGTCCCAAGCCAACGACTCCTGCTCCACCAAGGTGCTACCCAGGTAGTACCGATCCAAGATGTCCTAAGCCAACGACACCCGAACCACCTCGATGCTTCCCCGGAAGCACGGACCCACGTTGTCCCAAACCAACAACCCCTGCTCCACCAAGGTGCTTCCCTGGTTCAACTGACCCTAGATGTCCCAAGCCAACGACTCCCGAGCCCCCACGTTGCTACCCTGGATCGACTGACCCCAGATGTCCCAAACCAACGACTCCTGAGCCACCACGTTGCTACCCTGGATCAACTGATCCCAGATGTCCCAAGCCAACGACTCCTGCTCCACCAAGGTGCTACCCAGGTAGTACCGATCCAAGATGTCCTAAGCCAACGACACCCGAACCACCTCGATGCTTCCCCGGAAGCACGGACCCACGTTGTCCCAAACCAACAACCCCTGCTCCACCAAAGTGCTTCCCTGGCTCAACTGATCCTAGATGTCCTAAGCCAACGACACCTGAGCCACCACGGTGCTTCCCTGGATCAAATGACCCCAG GTGTCCTAAGCCAACAACGCCTAAACCAGTCTGCTACCCGGGTTCTCCAGATCCTAAATGTCCCCAACCACCACGCCCGACAACCTTAACTCCTCCCACTTATTTACCACCAGTGACGCCGGCACTTAAATGTTACCCCGGTTCTACCGATCCTAGATGCCCTAAGCCAACGACACCCGAATCACCTCGATGCTTCCCTGGGAGCACGGACCCACGTTGTCCCAAACCAACAACCCCTGCTCCACCAAAGTGCTTCCCTGGATCGACTGACCCCAGATGTCCCAAGCCAACGACTCCTGAACCACCACGTTGCTACCCTGGATCGACTGACCCCAGATGTCCCAAGCCAACGACTCCTGAACCACCACGTTGCTACCCTGGATCGACTGACCCTAGGTGTCCCAAACCAACTACTCCTGAGCCACCGCGTTGCTACCCTGGATCGACTGACCCCAGATGTCCCAAGCCAACGACCCCTGAGCCACCACGTTGCTACCCTGGATCGACTGACCCTAG ATGTCCCAAACCAACGACTCCTGAGCCACCACGTTGCTACCCAGGATCAACTGACCCCAGATGTCCCAAGCCAACGACTCCTGAGCCACCACGTTGCTACCCAGGATCGACTGACCCCAGATGTCCCAAGCCAACGACCCCTGAGCCACCACGTTGCTACCCAGGATCGACTGACCCCAGATGTCCCAAGCCAACGACTCCTGAGCCACCACGTTGCTACCCTGGATCGACTGACCCCAGATGTCCCAAGCCAACGACTCCTGAGCCACCACGTTGCTACCCTGGATCGACTGACCCCAGATGTCCCAAACCAACGACTCCTGAGCCACCACGTTGCTACCCTGGATCGACTGACCCCAGATGTCCCAAGCCAACGACTCCTGAGCCCCCACGTTGCTACCCTGGATCGACTGACCCCAGATGTCCCAAGCCAACGACCCCTGCGCCACCACGTTGCTACCCTGGATCAACTGACCCTAGGTGTCCCAAACCGGAACCTCCAACCCCCAGTTCTTGTTATCCAGGATCAAGGGATCCAAAGTGCCCACAGCCGTTTGCTCCAGCTAGCACTAACCCACCTTCAACTTATTTGCCACCATTCCCAGAAGAAAATGAAATCAAATCTTCTAGAGTCAGCAGATTAGCAACTAAGGACACTAATGAAGATAACGTCAACGATTATATAG ATTCGTTCGATTTCAAGCGAACAGAACCAAGATCAAGAAAAGTTCGTGACGTATTTGGTAGCAGCGAAAGTGCTGCCTTTGCAACAAGTGGCACTGCCATCATATACATTGCCATGGGATCAGCTGTAGCAATGATCATGTCAATCACACTTGCCATTTATAtgtacaagaaaaataaactaagaacTGCGTCTGTAAACACAACTGCGCAAAGCCCctgttaa